A window from Gottschalkiaceae bacterium SANA encodes these proteins:
- a CDS encoding OFA family MFS transporter, with amino-acid sequence MENIKTRRWLYLLTAIIVLLFMGIGYAFSLFVIPIEKDLGFLRTQTSMAFSLCFISFALGSFTGGFIIQKVKPQSLMKIVAMTLSFGFIATTFVTHAWQLYFTYSMCCGFSIGVIYNVCVSVIPLYFQDKIGFATGVLLMGYAMSTTIFGQICEYGVTILSWQGVFRILGVSMFAILMIASFIIHFPSSREINTLPKSNKTAIESIDYTPVELVKSKTFYIFISIYILLGGIGMSIINHTVPALREDFLLTTTFTAAIFSAISLFNGLGRVVWGILFDKTGASFIYRSLGGLVSIALLLMVFSFHFQNWLSFAVGGACVMFCFGGSSSLAPILVRYLYGDQYFSMNFSITNIGTLILSTTPMFIGSIQMRYDQYFPSFVVLLFFGILALLASLLYKPIASRELQKY; translated from the coding sequence ATGGAAAATATCAAAACTAGAAGATGGTTATACTTGTTAACCGCTATTATTGTGTTACTCTTTATGGGAATAGGTTATGCATTCTCATTGTTTGTCATTCCCATTGAGAAAGATTTGGGCTTTTTAAGAACACAAACCTCTATGGCTTTTTCACTATGTTTTATTTCTTTTGCCCTCGGAAGTTTTACTGGAGGATTTATTATTCAAAAAGTAAAGCCTCAATCACTAATGAAAATAGTTGCAATGACTCTTTCATTTGGTTTTATTGCTACGACTTTTGTCACCCATGCGTGGCAATTGTATTTTACTTACAGCATGTGCTGCGGCTTTTCAATTGGCGTTATTTATAACGTCTGTGTTAGTGTGATCCCTTTGTATTTTCAAGACAAAATCGGATTTGCAACCGGTGTATTGCTAATGGGATACGCGATGAGCACCACCATATTCGGTCAAATTTGCGAATATGGTGTTACCATACTATCCTGGCAAGGCGTTTTTCGAATTTTAGGCGTTTCCATGTTTGCTATTTTAATGATCGCCAGTTTCATCATACACTTCCCTTCTAGTAGAGAAATAAACACTTTACCAAAATCAAACAAAACCGCTATCGAATCCATTGATTATACGCCTGTAGAATTAGTGAAATCCAAAACTTTCTATATCTTTATCAGCATCTATATTTTGCTCGGCGGAATCGGCATGTCCATTATTAATCATACGGTTCCGGCTCTACGAGAAGATTTTTTACTGACCACGACCTTTACAGCCGCCATTTTTAGTGCAATCTCGCTATTCAATGGCTTAGGACGAGTCGTATGGGGCATCCTATTTGATAAAACCGGAGCCTCCTTTATCTATAGATCCTTGGGAGGTTTAGTCTCCATCGCTCTATTGCTAATGGTTTTCAGTTTTCATTTTCAGAATTGGCTGTCATTTGCCGTTGGCGGAGCCTGTGTGATGTTTTGCTTCGGAGGTAGTTCAAGTCTTGCTCCGATTCTCGTTCGATACTTGTACGGAGATCAATATTTCTCGATGAATTTTTCCATTACAAACATTGGAACCTTGATTTTGTCAACAACTCCAATGTTTATTGGTTCCATTCAAATGAGATATGATCAGTATTTCCCATCCTTCGTTGTATTGCTGTTCTTTGGCATTTTGGCTTTGCTAGCATCACTTCTCTATAAGCCAATTGCTTCAAGAGAACTTCAAAAGTACTAA
- the licR gene encoding transcriptional regulator LicR — translation MLLPREKQLLKILYHANKELTSVQLSCILQVSSRTVKNDIKKLRTELSFVNCMIIAKPGKGFWLEYPNKSKPFIENLLAINTDDHLLLPENRKFLIALKMLEKDDYISMEAISNEMFISKSTVMNDIEKLEKSFSKHELHLEKSTRYGIRIHGDEFNKRMTLVYVLKKIAKQKGNLSLDNLQEHFTAIELKCIGQLIQKIEIRFDLVFSDQSYISIVLQLAIMINRIKDNKLCTLKNIEISENTLEWKITDFILHHLEDHYNCRVSQNEKEYLYINVTGIKYQKKDIYQNRKLDDIRNISPETFDGITEIINIADELFNENLSADKEFIISLFIHLNALFIRIMNSIYLENPLKKSIKNDLAYEYEVATYISTLLVQNHYSLINDDDICDIALYIGASLKRQKTIRYTPSIVIVCGSGMSTSQFIEAKIKSAFPNVVVKDIVPLYRANKIKINEQDFVISTVPLHLEGIEVIVIPPTLSKKTMNALRDIFSQTSDQSSSPRKESYDLFFKQVKSNLCCLKSDCKNKKEVINLLGTRMQTQNYVDDGFIESVFRRECLSPTCVGNGFATPHSFKGHIIKPAIGIMTLKKPIQWDNEKVSIVFMIALDPDQSDSFKTIFKQLADLTSDIELIENMLEANNFKEFIQIFK, via the coding sequence TTGTTACTGCCACGTGAAAAGCAATTGTTAAAAATCCTTTATCATGCCAACAAAGAACTGACTTCCGTTCAACTTTCCTGCATACTTCAAGTCAGTTCACGAACTGTTAAAAATGACATAAAAAAACTAAGAACCGAATTATCATTTGTTAATTGTATGATTATCGCTAAACCAGGGAAGGGTTTTTGGTTGGAGTATCCAAACAAAAGCAAACCCTTTATTGAAAATTTACTAGCAATCAATACCGATGATCATCTTTTATTACCCGAGAACCGAAAGTTTCTAATTGCTTTGAAAATGTTGGAGAAAGATGATTATATTTCCATGGAAGCGATATCGAATGAAATGTTCATCAGTAAAAGCACCGTCATGAATGATATCGAAAAATTGGAAAAATCATTTTCCAAGCATGAACTTCACTTGGAAAAATCGACCAGATACGGAATACGCATTCATGGCGATGAGTTCAACAAAAGAATGACTTTGGTCTATGTCTTAAAGAAAATTGCAAAACAAAAAGGTAACCTCTCTCTCGACAACTTACAAGAACATTTTACAGCAATAGAATTGAAATGCATTGGTCAACTAATTCAAAAGATTGAGATCCGTTTCGATTTGGTTTTTTCTGACCAGTCTTATATTAGCATTGTTCTGCAATTAGCCATTATGATCAATCGTATAAAAGACAATAAATTATGCACGTTGAAAAATATTGAAATATCTGAGAATACACTTGAATGGAAAATAACAGATTTTATTCTTCACCATCTGGAAGATCATTATAATTGCCGGGTCAGTCAAAATGAAAAAGAGTACCTATACATCAATGTTACAGGAATCAAGTATCAAAAAAAAGATATCTATCAAAACAGAAAGCTTGATGATATCAGAAATATTTCACCTGAAACTTTTGATGGCATTACGGAGATAATAAATATAGCTGATGAATTATTTAATGAGAACCTAAGTGCAGACAAAGAGTTTATCATTTCTTTATTTATTCATTTAAATGCTCTTTTTATTCGAATTATGAATTCCATTTATCTGGAGAATCCCTTAAAAAAATCCATTAAAAACGATTTGGCTTATGAATATGAAGTCGCAACCTACATTTCAACTTTATTGGTACAGAATCACTATAGTCTAATAAACGATGATGATATTTGCGATATCGCGCTTTATATAGGAGCTTCCCTGAAACGTCAAAAAACAATACGTTACACCCCTTCAATCGTTATTGTATGTGGGAGCGGAATGTCGACTTCTCAATTTATTGAAGCCAAAATAAAATCTGCTTTTCCCAATGTTGTCGTCAAAGACATCGTTCCACTTTACAGAGCTAATAAAATCAAAATAAATGAACAGGATTTTGTGATTTCTACGGTTCCCTTACATTTAGAAGGTATTGAAGTAATCGTGATTCCGCCAACACTGTCAAAAAAAACCATGAATGCTTTGCGTGATATTTTCAGCCAAACCTCAGACCAGTCATCCTCACCACGCAAAGAATCCTATGACTTATTTTTCAAGCAAGTGAAAAGTAATTTGTGTTGTTTAAAAAGCGATTGCAAAAATAAAAAAGAAGTAATCAATTTACTCGGTACACGCATGCAAACCCAAAACTATGTTGATGATGGGTTTATTGAATCCGTCTTCAGAAGAGAATGCTTGTCTCCAACCTGTGTTGGCAATGGATTTGCAACACCGCACTCATTCAAAGGTCATATCATCAAACCTGCAATTGGCATTATGACTTTAAAAAAACCAATACAATGGGATAATGAAAAAGTTTCTATTGTATTTATGATTGCTTTGGATCCCGATCAATCAGATTCATTTAAAACTATTTTTAAACAATTGGCCGACCTGACCAGTGACATTGAGTTGATCGAAAATATGTTGGAGGCAAACAACTTCAAGGAGTTTATTCAGATTTTCAAATAA